The following proteins come from a genomic window of Lineus longissimus chromosome 18, tnLinLong1.2, whole genome shotgun sequence:
- the LOC135502083 gene encoding uncharacterized protein LOC135502083 isoform X3, translated as MAAPIGDQRAITSKCALGLIKAVASKYDSEHEAQVIRWIKELCSDASAQELKPGMKEVKEQLSDGHLLIQLINAVFKGTPAENMPGPAAKKKQIKLNKGKMAFAHMENIQNFVVGCEAYGVPKTCTFQTVDLYEGRNMPQVLNCIMALGTEAQRCGFRGMTIGPGPLNNNRRQFTRDQLRQGHTIIGLQSGTNKLASQKGMTIGGVRHVGDISCGPGSKEGESVISLQSGTNQFASQKGMTSMGAVRHAGDTKHDGLQSKEGENYLSLQSGTNQFASQKGMCAMGGVRHVSDIRCDQSVKEGHNVIGLQSGTNKFASQKGMSGFGSVRHGGDIDCGKASTDGDMVIGLQYGTNKLASQAGMAPMGGVRHCGDIKIDDMSNEGSAIIGLQYGTNKLASQKGMTFGGVRHCADLTCDDMSEEGKGVIGLQCGTNKFDSQKGMIGFGSIRHCGDIRTDDMALEGMGVIGLQAGSNQGASQSGMSFGGVRHAGDIRCDEISAEGQGIIGLQSGSNKGASQMGMSFGGVRHGGDMRVDPMSKDGQGIIGLQSGSNMGASQSGMVMGGVRHGGDMKVDQMTTEGQGIIGLQSGSNRGASQAGLVMGGVRHAGDMKVDPMSMEGQGVIGLQSGSNTGASQSGMVMGGVRHAGDMKLDPGSMEGQGVIGLQSGSNRGATQSGMVMGGTRHGADVRADEYSQEGAGIIGSQYGYNKGASQAGMNFSNQRHVGDIKSDPYAQDSAGMIPLQMGTNRGANQQGMHFGAQRQIADVSDF; from the exons TGTGCATTGGGTTTGATAAAAGCG GTGGCGTCCAAATATGACAGTGAACACGAGGCGCAGGTCATTAGGTGGATTAAAGAACTCTGCAGTGATGCCTCAGCACAAGAGCTGAAGCCAGGCATGAAGGAAGTGAAGGAGCAGCTCTCCGATGGACACCTTCTAATCCA ATTGATTAACGCAGTGTTCAAGGGTACCCCAGCAGAAAACATGCCTGGACCAGCAGcaaaaaagaaacaaatcaaGCTTAACAAGGGAAAAATGGCTTTCGCCCAT ATGGAGAACATCCAAAACTTCGTCGTCGGTTGCGAAGCCTACGGTGTACCCAAAACCTGTACCTTCCAGACAGTCGATCTGTACGAGGGACGCAACATGCCGCAGGTTCTCAACTGCATTATGGCTCTTGGAACCGAG GCTCAGCGATGCGGGTTCAGGGGCATGACAATCGGACCTGGTCCTCTCAACAACAACCGTCGCCAATTCACCCGTGATCAGCTGCGGCAGGGACATACGATCATTGGGCTCCAGTCCGGCACAAACAAACTGGCCTCACAGAAGGGTATGACTATTGGAGGAGTTAGGCACGTCGGTGATATTAGCTGTGGTCCTGGGTCAAAGGAAGGAGAATCCGTGATCAGTTTGCAGTCTGGTACGAATCAGTTCGCGTCCCAGAAGGGCATGACGAGCATGGGAGCGGTACGGCACGCAGGAGATACAAAACACGACGGTTTACAATCAAAGGAGGGCGAAAACTACCTATCGCTGCAGTCGGGGACGAATCAGTTCGCGTCGCAGAAAGGCATGTGTGCAATGGGAGGGGTGAGGCACGTCTCCGATATCAGGTGCGACCAATCGGTGAAAGAGGGACATAATGTTATCGGGTTGCAGTCGGGCACGAATAAGTTCGCTTCGCAGAAGGGTATGTCTGGGTTCGGCTCCGTCAGACACGGAGGAGATATCGACTGTGGCAAAGCGTCAACCGACGGTGACATGGTCATTGGATTACAATACGGCACGAACAAACTCGCTTCCCAGGCTGGAATGGCGCCCATGGGTGGCGTCCGCCATTGCGGTGATATCAAGATTGATGATATGTCAAACGAGGGCTCTGCGATCATTGGTCTGCAATATGGCACGAATAAATTAGCATCTCAGAAAGGAATGACCTTTGGCGGCGTGAGGCATTGCGCGGATCTCACTTGCGATGATATGTCGGAGGAAGGCAAGGGAGTAATCGGCCTACAGTGCGGAACAAATAAATTCGATTCGCAGAAGGGAATGATTGGGTTCGGTTCTATCCGCCACTGCGGTGATATCAGAACAGACGACATGGCACTGGAAGGAATGGGCGTGATTGGTCTACAGGCCGGTTCCAACCAAGGCGCCAGCCAATCAGGAATGTCCTTTGGAGGAGTGCGTCACGCTGGTGACATTCGGTGCGATGAGATCTCAGCAGAAGGTCAGGGAATCATTGGTCTACAGTCCGGCTCCAACAAGGGCGCTTCACAGATGGGCATGTCGTTTGGAGGCGTGCGTCATGGCGGGGATATGAGAGTCGACCCCATGTCGAAGGATGGGCAAGGCATTATTGGTCTCCAGTCAGGCTCTAACATGGGGGCATCACAATCTGGAATGGTCATGGGCGGTGTCCGACATGGTGGCGACATGAAAGTTGACCAAATGACTACCGAAGGCCAAGGCATTATCGGTCTCCAATCAGGCTCGAATAGAGGCGCATCCCAGGCGGGTCTTGTCATGGGTGGAGTCCGTCATGCAGGAGATATGAAAGTCGACCCCATGTCCATGGAGGGGCAAGGCGTTATTGGTTTGCAATCAGGCTCAAACACGGGGGCGTCACAATCCGGAATGGTCATGGGCGGTGTCCGACATGCTGGCGACATGAAACTCGACCCCGGGTCAATGGAAGGCCAAGGTGTCATCGGATTACAATCGGGTTCCAACAGAGGTGCCACACAGTCTGGAATGGTCATGGGCGGAACGAGGCACGGCGCAGACGTCAGAGCAGACGAGTACTCGCAAGAGGGAGCTGGCATCATCGGCTCGCAATACGGTTACAACAAGGGCGCCTCCCAAGCAGGCATGAATTTCAGCAACCAGAGGCACgttggagacatcaagtcggatCCCTACGCCCAAGACAGCGCGGGAATGATACCACTGCAAATGGGAACCAACCGAGGCGCTAACCAACAGGGAATGCATTTCGGCGCGCAAAGGCAAATTGCGGATGTTTCAGATTTCTAA
- the LOC135502083 gene encoding uncharacterized protein LOC135502083 isoform X2, with amino-acid sequence MAAPIGDQRAITSKRFHNADATVPWALTVVASKYDSEHEAQVIRWIKELCSDASAQELKPGMKEVKEQLSDGHLLIQLINAVFKGTPAENMPGPAAKKKQIKLNKGKMAFAHMENIQNFVVGCEAYGVPKTCTFQTVDLYEGRNMPQVLNCIMALGTEAQRCGFRGMTIGPGPLNNNRRQFTRDQLRQGHTIIGLQSGTNKLASQKGMTIGGVRHVGDISCGPGSKEGESVISLQSGTNQFASQKGMTSMGAVRHAGDTKHDGLQSKEGENYLSLQSGTNQFASQKGMCAMGGVRHVSDIRCDQSVKEGHNVIGLQSGTNKFASQKGMSGFGSVRHGGDIDCGKASTDGDMVIGLQYGTNKLASQAGMAPMGGVRHCGDIKIDDMSNEGSAIIGLQYGTNKLASQKGMTFGGVRHCADLTCDDMSEEGKGVIGLQCGTNKFDSQKGMIGFGSIRHCGDIRTDDMALEGMGVIGLQAGSNQGASQSGMSFGGVRHAGDIRCDEISAEGQGIIGLQSGSNKGASQMGMSFGGVRHGGDMRVDPMSKDGQGIIGLQSGSNMGASQSGMVMGGVRHGGDMKVDQMTTEGQGIIGLQSGSNRGASQAGLVMGGVRHAGDMKVDPMSMEGQGVIGLQSGSNTGASQSGMVMGGVRHAGDMKLDPGSMEGQGVIGLQSGSNRGATQSGMVMGGTRHGADVRADEYSQEGAGIIGSQYGYNKGASQAGMNFSNQRHVGDIKSDPYAQDSAGMIPLQMGTNRGANQQGMHFGAQRQIADVSDF; translated from the exons CGCTTCCACAATGCCGATGCTACCGTCCCCTGGGCCCTCACAGTG GTGGCGTCCAAATATGACAGTGAACACGAGGCGCAGGTCATTAGGTGGATTAAAGAACTCTGCAGTGATGCCTCAGCACAAGAGCTGAAGCCAGGCATGAAGGAAGTGAAGGAGCAGCTCTCCGATGGACACCTTCTAATCCA ATTGATTAACGCAGTGTTCAAGGGTACCCCAGCAGAAAACATGCCTGGACCAGCAGcaaaaaagaaacaaatcaaGCTTAACAAGGGAAAAATGGCTTTCGCCCAT ATGGAGAACATCCAAAACTTCGTCGTCGGTTGCGAAGCCTACGGTGTACCCAAAACCTGTACCTTCCAGACAGTCGATCTGTACGAGGGACGCAACATGCCGCAGGTTCTCAACTGCATTATGGCTCTTGGAACCGAG GCTCAGCGATGCGGGTTCAGGGGCATGACAATCGGACCTGGTCCTCTCAACAACAACCGTCGCCAATTCACCCGTGATCAGCTGCGGCAGGGACATACGATCATTGGGCTCCAGTCCGGCACAAACAAACTGGCCTCACAGAAGGGTATGACTATTGGAGGAGTTAGGCACGTCGGTGATATTAGCTGTGGTCCTGGGTCAAAGGAAGGAGAATCCGTGATCAGTTTGCAGTCTGGTACGAATCAGTTCGCGTCCCAGAAGGGCATGACGAGCATGGGAGCGGTACGGCACGCAGGAGATACAAAACACGACGGTTTACAATCAAAGGAGGGCGAAAACTACCTATCGCTGCAGTCGGGGACGAATCAGTTCGCGTCGCAGAAAGGCATGTGTGCAATGGGAGGGGTGAGGCACGTCTCCGATATCAGGTGCGACCAATCGGTGAAAGAGGGACATAATGTTATCGGGTTGCAGTCGGGCACGAATAAGTTCGCTTCGCAGAAGGGTATGTCTGGGTTCGGCTCCGTCAGACACGGAGGAGATATCGACTGTGGCAAAGCGTCAACCGACGGTGACATGGTCATTGGATTACAATACGGCACGAACAAACTCGCTTCCCAGGCTGGAATGGCGCCCATGGGTGGCGTCCGCCATTGCGGTGATATCAAGATTGATGATATGTCAAACGAGGGCTCTGCGATCATTGGTCTGCAATATGGCACGAATAAATTAGCATCTCAGAAAGGAATGACCTTTGGCGGCGTGAGGCATTGCGCGGATCTCACTTGCGATGATATGTCGGAGGAAGGCAAGGGAGTAATCGGCCTACAGTGCGGAACAAATAAATTCGATTCGCAGAAGGGAATGATTGGGTTCGGTTCTATCCGCCACTGCGGTGATATCAGAACAGACGACATGGCACTGGAAGGAATGGGCGTGATTGGTCTACAGGCCGGTTCCAACCAAGGCGCCAGCCAATCAGGAATGTCCTTTGGAGGAGTGCGTCACGCTGGTGACATTCGGTGCGATGAGATCTCAGCAGAAGGTCAGGGAATCATTGGTCTACAGTCCGGCTCCAACAAGGGCGCTTCACAGATGGGCATGTCGTTTGGAGGCGTGCGTCATGGCGGGGATATGAGAGTCGACCCCATGTCGAAGGATGGGCAAGGCATTATTGGTCTCCAGTCAGGCTCTAACATGGGGGCATCACAATCTGGAATGGTCATGGGCGGTGTCCGACATGGTGGCGACATGAAAGTTGACCAAATGACTACCGAAGGCCAAGGCATTATCGGTCTCCAATCAGGCTCGAATAGAGGCGCATCCCAGGCGGGTCTTGTCATGGGTGGAGTCCGTCATGCAGGAGATATGAAAGTCGACCCCATGTCCATGGAGGGGCAAGGCGTTATTGGTTTGCAATCAGGCTCAAACACGGGGGCGTCACAATCCGGAATGGTCATGGGCGGTGTCCGACATGCTGGCGACATGAAACTCGACCCCGGGTCAATGGAAGGCCAAGGTGTCATCGGATTACAATCGGGTTCCAACAGAGGTGCCACACAGTCTGGAATGGTCATGGGCGGAACGAGGCACGGCGCAGACGTCAGAGCAGACGAGTACTCGCAAGAGGGAGCTGGCATCATCGGCTCGCAATACGGTTACAACAAGGGCGCCTCCCAAGCAGGCATGAATTTCAGCAACCAGAGGCACgttggagacatcaagtcggatCCCTACGCCCAAGACAGCGCGGGAATGATACCACTGCAAATGGGAACCAACCGAGGCGCTAACCAACAGGGAATGCATTTCGGCGCGCAAAGGCAAATTGCGGATGTTTCAGATTTCTAA
- the LOC135502083 gene encoding uncharacterized protein LOC135502083 isoform X1, giving the protein MAAPIGDQRAITSKCALGLIKARFHNADATVPWALTVVASKYDSEHEAQVIRWIKELCSDASAQELKPGMKEVKEQLSDGHLLIQLINAVFKGTPAENMPGPAAKKKQIKLNKGKMAFAHMENIQNFVVGCEAYGVPKTCTFQTVDLYEGRNMPQVLNCIMALGTEAQRCGFRGMTIGPGPLNNNRRQFTRDQLRQGHTIIGLQSGTNKLASQKGMTIGGVRHVGDISCGPGSKEGESVISLQSGTNQFASQKGMTSMGAVRHAGDTKHDGLQSKEGENYLSLQSGTNQFASQKGMCAMGGVRHVSDIRCDQSVKEGHNVIGLQSGTNKFASQKGMSGFGSVRHGGDIDCGKASTDGDMVIGLQYGTNKLASQAGMAPMGGVRHCGDIKIDDMSNEGSAIIGLQYGTNKLASQKGMTFGGVRHCADLTCDDMSEEGKGVIGLQCGTNKFDSQKGMIGFGSIRHCGDIRTDDMALEGMGVIGLQAGSNQGASQSGMSFGGVRHAGDIRCDEISAEGQGIIGLQSGSNKGASQMGMSFGGVRHGGDMRVDPMSKDGQGIIGLQSGSNMGASQSGMVMGGVRHGGDMKVDQMTTEGQGIIGLQSGSNRGASQAGLVMGGVRHAGDMKVDPMSMEGQGVIGLQSGSNTGASQSGMVMGGVRHAGDMKLDPGSMEGQGVIGLQSGSNRGATQSGMVMGGTRHGADVRADEYSQEGAGIIGSQYGYNKGASQAGMNFSNQRHVGDIKSDPYAQDSAGMIPLQMGTNRGANQQGMHFGAQRQIADVSDF; this is encoded by the exons TGTGCATTGGGTTTGATAAAAGCG CGCTTCCACAATGCCGATGCTACCGTCCCCTGGGCCCTCACAGTG GTGGCGTCCAAATATGACAGTGAACACGAGGCGCAGGTCATTAGGTGGATTAAAGAACTCTGCAGTGATGCCTCAGCACAAGAGCTGAAGCCAGGCATGAAGGAAGTGAAGGAGCAGCTCTCCGATGGACACCTTCTAATCCA ATTGATTAACGCAGTGTTCAAGGGTACCCCAGCAGAAAACATGCCTGGACCAGCAGcaaaaaagaaacaaatcaaGCTTAACAAGGGAAAAATGGCTTTCGCCCAT ATGGAGAACATCCAAAACTTCGTCGTCGGTTGCGAAGCCTACGGTGTACCCAAAACCTGTACCTTCCAGACAGTCGATCTGTACGAGGGACGCAACATGCCGCAGGTTCTCAACTGCATTATGGCTCTTGGAACCGAG GCTCAGCGATGCGGGTTCAGGGGCATGACAATCGGACCTGGTCCTCTCAACAACAACCGTCGCCAATTCACCCGTGATCAGCTGCGGCAGGGACATACGATCATTGGGCTCCAGTCCGGCACAAACAAACTGGCCTCACAGAAGGGTATGACTATTGGAGGAGTTAGGCACGTCGGTGATATTAGCTGTGGTCCTGGGTCAAAGGAAGGAGAATCCGTGATCAGTTTGCAGTCTGGTACGAATCAGTTCGCGTCCCAGAAGGGCATGACGAGCATGGGAGCGGTACGGCACGCAGGAGATACAAAACACGACGGTTTACAATCAAAGGAGGGCGAAAACTACCTATCGCTGCAGTCGGGGACGAATCAGTTCGCGTCGCAGAAAGGCATGTGTGCAATGGGAGGGGTGAGGCACGTCTCCGATATCAGGTGCGACCAATCGGTGAAAGAGGGACATAATGTTATCGGGTTGCAGTCGGGCACGAATAAGTTCGCTTCGCAGAAGGGTATGTCTGGGTTCGGCTCCGTCAGACACGGAGGAGATATCGACTGTGGCAAAGCGTCAACCGACGGTGACATGGTCATTGGATTACAATACGGCACGAACAAACTCGCTTCCCAGGCTGGAATGGCGCCCATGGGTGGCGTCCGCCATTGCGGTGATATCAAGATTGATGATATGTCAAACGAGGGCTCTGCGATCATTGGTCTGCAATATGGCACGAATAAATTAGCATCTCAGAAAGGAATGACCTTTGGCGGCGTGAGGCATTGCGCGGATCTCACTTGCGATGATATGTCGGAGGAAGGCAAGGGAGTAATCGGCCTACAGTGCGGAACAAATAAATTCGATTCGCAGAAGGGAATGATTGGGTTCGGTTCTATCCGCCACTGCGGTGATATCAGAACAGACGACATGGCACTGGAAGGAATGGGCGTGATTGGTCTACAGGCCGGTTCCAACCAAGGCGCCAGCCAATCAGGAATGTCCTTTGGAGGAGTGCGTCACGCTGGTGACATTCGGTGCGATGAGATCTCAGCAGAAGGTCAGGGAATCATTGGTCTACAGTCCGGCTCCAACAAGGGCGCTTCACAGATGGGCATGTCGTTTGGAGGCGTGCGTCATGGCGGGGATATGAGAGTCGACCCCATGTCGAAGGATGGGCAAGGCATTATTGGTCTCCAGTCAGGCTCTAACATGGGGGCATCACAATCTGGAATGGTCATGGGCGGTGTCCGACATGGTGGCGACATGAAAGTTGACCAAATGACTACCGAAGGCCAAGGCATTATCGGTCTCCAATCAGGCTCGAATAGAGGCGCATCCCAGGCGGGTCTTGTCATGGGTGGAGTCCGTCATGCAGGAGATATGAAAGTCGACCCCATGTCCATGGAGGGGCAAGGCGTTATTGGTTTGCAATCAGGCTCAAACACGGGGGCGTCACAATCCGGAATGGTCATGGGCGGTGTCCGACATGCTGGCGACATGAAACTCGACCCCGGGTCAATGGAAGGCCAAGGTGTCATCGGATTACAATCGGGTTCCAACAGAGGTGCCACACAGTCTGGAATGGTCATGGGCGGAACGAGGCACGGCGCAGACGTCAGAGCAGACGAGTACTCGCAAGAGGGAGCTGGCATCATCGGCTCGCAATACGGTTACAACAAGGGCGCCTCCCAAGCAGGCATGAATTTCAGCAACCAGAGGCACgttggagacatcaagtcggatCCCTACGCCCAAGACAGCGCGGGAATGATACCACTGCAAATGGGAACCAACCGAGGCGCTAACCAACAGGGAATGCATTTCGGCGCGCAAAGGCAAATTGCGGATGTTTCAGATTTCTAA
- the LOC135502083 gene encoding uncharacterized protein LOC135502083 isoform X4: MAAPIGDQRAITSKKEAKVASKYDSEHEAQVIRWIKELCSDASAQELKPGMKEVKEQLSDGHLLIQLINAVFKGTPAENMPGPAAKKKQIKLNKGKMAFAHMENIQNFVVGCEAYGVPKTCTFQTVDLYEGRNMPQVLNCIMALGTEAQRCGFRGMTIGPGPLNNNRRQFTRDQLRQGHTIIGLQSGTNKLASQKGMTIGGVRHVGDISCGPGSKEGESVISLQSGTNQFASQKGMTSMGAVRHAGDTKHDGLQSKEGENYLSLQSGTNQFASQKGMCAMGGVRHVSDIRCDQSVKEGHNVIGLQSGTNKFASQKGMSGFGSVRHGGDIDCGKASTDGDMVIGLQYGTNKLASQAGMAPMGGVRHCGDIKIDDMSNEGSAIIGLQYGTNKLASQKGMTFGGVRHCADLTCDDMSEEGKGVIGLQCGTNKFDSQKGMIGFGSIRHCGDIRTDDMALEGMGVIGLQAGSNQGASQSGMSFGGVRHAGDIRCDEISAEGQGIIGLQSGSNKGASQMGMSFGGVRHGGDMRVDPMSKDGQGIIGLQSGSNMGASQSGMVMGGVRHGGDMKVDQMTTEGQGIIGLQSGSNRGASQAGLVMGGVRHAGDMKVDPMSMEGQGVIGLQSGSNTGASQSGMVMGGVRHAGDMKLDPGSMEGQGVIGLQSGSNRGATQSGMVMGGTRHGADVRADEYSQEGAGIIGSQYGYNKGASQAGMNFSNQRHVGDIKSDPYAQDSAGMIPLQMGTNRGANQQGMHFGAQRQIADVSDF; this comes from the exons GTGGCGTCCAAATATGACAGTGAACACGAGGCGCAGGTCATTAGGTGGATTAAAGAACTCTGCAGTGATGCCTCAGCACAAGAGCTGAAGCCAGGCATGAAGGAAGTGAAGGAGCAGCTCTCCGATGGACACCTTCTAATCCA ATTGATTAACGCAGTGTTCAAGGGTACCCCAGCAGAAAACATGCCTGGACCAGCAGcaaaaaagaaacaaatcaaGCTTAACAAGGGAAAAATGGCTTTCGCCCAT ATGGAGAACATCCAAAACTTCGTCGTCGGTTGCGAAGCCTACGGTGTACCCAAAACCTGTACCTTCCAGACAGTCGATCTGTACGAGGGACGCAACATGCCGCAGGTTCTCAACTGCATTATGGCTCTTGGAACCGAG GCTCAGCGATGCGGGTTCAGGGGCATGACAATCGGACCTGGTCCTCTCAACAACAACCGTCGCCAATTCACCCGTGATCAGCTGCGGCAGGGACATACGATCATTGGGCTCCAGTCCGGCACAAACAAACTGGCCTCACAGAAGGGTATGACTATTGGAGGAGTTAGGCACGTCGGTGATATTAGCTGTGGTCCTGGGTCAAAGGAAGGAGAATCCGTGATCAGTTTGCAGTCTGGTACGAATCAGTTCGCGTCCCAGAAGGGCATGACGAGCATGGGAGCGGTACGGCACGCAGGAGATACAAAACACGACGGTTTACAATCAAAGGAGGGCGAAAACTACCTATCGCTGCAGTCGGGGACGAATCAGTTCGCGTCGCAGAAAGGCATGTGTGCAATGGGAGGGGTGAGGCACGTCTCCGATATCAGGTGCGACCAATCGGTGAAAGAGGGACATAATGTTATCGGGTTGCAGTCGGGCACGAATAAGTTCGCTTCGCAGAAGGGTATGTCTGGGTTCGGCTCCGTCAGACACGGAGGAGATATCGACTGTGGCAAAGCGTCAACCGACGGTGACATGGTCATTGGATTACAATACGGCACGAACAAACTCGCTTCCCAGGCTGGAATGGCGCCCATGGGTGGCGTCCGCCATTGCGGTGATATCAAGATTGATGATATGTCAAACGAGGGCTCTGCGATCATTGGTCTGCAATATGGCACGAATAAATTAGCATCTCAGAAAGGAATGACCTTTGGCGGCGTGAGGCATTGCGCGGATCTCACTTGCGATGATATGTCGGAGGAAGGCAAGGGAGTAATCGGCCTACAGTGCGGAACAAATAAATTCGATTCGCAGAAGGGAATGATTGGGTTCGGTTCTATCCGCCACTGCGGTGATATCAGAACAGACGACATGGCACTGGAAGGAATGGGCGTGATTGGTCTACAGGCCGGTTCCAACCAAGGCGCCAGCCAATCAGGAATGTCCTTTGGAGGAGTGCGTCACGCTGGTGACATTCGGTGCGATGAGATCTCAGCAGAAGGTCAGGGAATCATTGGTCTACAGTCCGGCTCCAACAAGGGCGCTTCACAGATGGGCATGTCGTTTGGAGGCGTGCGTCATGGCGGGGATATGAGAGTCGACCCCATGTCGAAGGATGGGCAAGGCATTATTGGTCTCCAGTCAGGCTCTAACATGGGGGCATCACAATCTGGAATGGTCATGGGCGGTGTCCGACATGGTGGCGACATGAAAGTTGACCAAATGACTACCGAAGGCCAAGGCATTATCGGTCTCCAATCAGGCTCGAATAGAGGCGCATCCCAGGCGGGTCTTGTCATGGGTGGAGTCCGTCATGCAGGAGATATGAAAGTCGACCCCATGTCCATGGAGGGGCAAGGCGTTATTGGTTTGCAATCAGGCTCAAACACGGGGGCGTCACAATCCGGAATGGTCATGGGCGGTGTCCGACATGCTGGCGACATGAAACTCGACCCCGGGTCAATGGAAGGCCAAGGTGTCATCGGATTACAATCGGGTTCCAACAGAGGTGCCACACAGTCTGGAATGGTCATGGGCGGAACGAGGCACGGCGCAGACGTCAGAGCAGACGAGTACTCGCAAGAGGGAGCTGGCATCATCGGCTCGCAATACGGTTACAACAAGGGCGCCTCCCAAGCAGGCATGAATTTCAGCAACCAGAGGCACgttggagacatcaagtcggatCCCTACGCCCAAGACAGCGCGGGAATGATACCACTGCAAATGGGAACCAACCGAGGCGCTAACCAACAGGGAATGCATTTCGGCGCGCAAAGGCAAATTGCGGATGTTTCAGATTTCTAA